The nucleotide window TCTTTAAAGGTATTCTCATTGAAGCATGCGTGCTGCGCGTCGCGAATGAGAGCTTCGAGGTCGTTTTGGGCATGGACATCACGAACACTATACGCATAGCTTCAtcgactgagagcatcagccacgacgtttgctttgcctgggtggtagcgtatctcacaatcgtagtcgttgagaagttcaacccatctgcgttggcgcatgttcagttctttctggttcaagatgtgttgtaggctcttatggtcggtgaagaccatacacttagtaccataaaggtagtgttgccaaatcttcaacgcaaaaacaactgcaccgagttcaagatcgtgggtagtgtagttcttctcctGGACTTTGAGTTGTCGAGATGCatacgcgataaccttgtctcgttgcataaggacacaaccaagacccagATTAGAGGCATCACAATAAATAAACgaaatcgtcgtttccgtcgggAAGGGTAAGGACAAGAGCGTTGCAACGCATCGCCTGAGGGTCTGAAAGGCCCTCCTGTttgggaccccaaacaaaaggtttgtccTCCTGAATCAGGGCGGTGAGAGGTACGACGGTTTTAGAAAAATTAGTGATAAATCGACGGTAGTAGCCCGCCAATCCAAGGAATGAACGGACTTCAGATGGGTTCTTTGGCATAATCCAACCCTTAACAGCTTCTATCTTTTtgggatcgacatgaattcctTGACTGTTAACAATATGACCGAGTAATTGAACCTCTtcgagccaaaattcacacttggagaacttggtaTAGAGGCGGTTTCCTTGAAGAAGTTCGAGAACTAATCGAAGATGCTGCGCGTGTCTGGCTCTCGActttgagtagataagaatatcatcgataaacatgATGATGAAACGATCCAGGAAgggtttgcacacacggttcatcaagtccatgaagaccgctggtgcgttcgtgagaccaaaaggcatgaccacgaattcgtaatggccatagcgAGTACGGAAGGCGGTTTTCGGAATGTCTTTATTTTGTATACGCAACCGATGATAGCcagaacgtagatcgatcttggagaaacacgtagtgccttggagttgatcaaataagtcgaTGATTCGGGGGTAGTGGGTAACGGTTCTTGACACTAAGCTTGTTGagttccctatagtcgatgcacctTTGGaacgatccgtctttctttttcacaaaaaggaCAGGTGCGCGTCAAGGCGATGTGCTAGGgagaatgaagcctttatcaagcaaatTCTAGAGTTGGCTAGACaattcacgcatttcggacggtgcAAGGCGATAGGGAGCTTTAGCGACAGGTGCAGCACCTGGAATAAGGTTAATACGAAAGTTGATATCACGAGTAGGGGGCAGACCGAGTAAATCGTCTAGAAATACAgtaggaaaatcacgaaccacaagTACTTCTTTCATCGTCTTCTTTTcctcctccgctactacaatgtgggCTAAGAAAGCGGTGTATTCCTTGTGCAAGTACTTGCttgcttggatacacgacatcaGTTTCAATTCCTTCGAGAGTATTTCGCCGTAAACACATAATTGATCACCGTTTGAAAGGGAGAAACGAATCATCTTTTTGAAACAAACGACTtcggcatggttttcgcgaagaaagtccatgcctactatgacatcgaa belongs to Helianthus annuus cultivar XRQ/B chromosome 5, HanXRQr2.0-SUNRISE, whole genome shotgun sequence and includes:
- the LOC110943460 gene encoding uncharacterized mitochondrial protein AtMg00860-like — encoded protein: MFIDDILIYSKSRARHAQHLRLVLELLQGNRLYTKFSKCEFWLEEVQLLGHIVNSQGIHVDPKKIEAVKGWIMPKNPSEVRSFLGLAGYYRRFITNFSKTVVPLTALIQEDKPFVWGPKQEGLSDPQAMRCNALVLTLPDGNDDFVYLL